The proteins below are encoded in one region of Chelmon rostratus isolate fCheRos1 chromosome 21, fCheRos1.pri, whole genome shotgun sequence:
- the LOC121624754 gene encoding cytochrome P450 26A1, which translates to MALSTLLATFLCTIVLPFLLFLVAVKLWEVYLIRGRDPSCPSPLPPGSMGLPFIGETLQLILQRRKFLRMKRQKYGYIYRTHLFGNPTVRVTGADNVRHILMGEHRLVSVQWPASVRTILGSDTLSNVHGAQHKTKKKAIMRAFSREALELYIPVIQEEVRAAVKEWLAKDSCVLVYPEMKRLMFRIAMRILLGFDPEQIKTDEQQLVEAFEEMIKNLFSLPIDVPFSGLYRGLKARNFIHSKIEENIKKKVQESDKESKHRDALQQLIDSSKKNGEPISMQAIKESATELLFGGHETTASTATSLVMFLGLNPEVVDRLRQELLSKEEQGMDLQSLNIESLEQLKYTGCVIKETLRINPPVPGGFRVALKTFELNGYQIPKGWNVIYSICDTHDVAEIFPNKEDFQPERFMTKPSADSSRFQYIPFGGGSRMCVGKEFAKVLLKIFLVEVVTKCHWTLLNGPPTMKTGPTVYPVDNLPTKFTSYVQN; encoded by the exons ATGGCTCTGAGCACACTGCTGGCCACCTTCCTGTGCACCATCGTGCTACCCTTCTTGCTGTTTTTGGTGGCGGTGAAGCTGTGGGAGGTTTATCTGATCCGAGGCAGAGATCCGAGCTGCCCCAGCCCGCTGCCCCCCGGGTCCATGGGCTTACCTTTCATTGGAGAGACGCTGCAGCTCATCCTCCAG aggagaaagTTTCTGCGGATGAAGCGACAGAAGTACGGCTACATCTACCGCACGCACCTCTTCGGGAACCCCACGGTGCGTGTGACCGGCGCGGACAACGTCAGGCACATCCTGATGGGGGAGCACAGGCTCGTGTCCGTGCAGTGGCCCGCTTCTGTGCGCACCATCCTCGGCTCGGACACACTGTCCAACGTGCACGGAGCGCAGCACAAGACCAAGAAGAAG GCCATCATGCGGGCCTTCTCCAGGGAGGCTCTGGAGCTCTACATCCCGGTCATCCAGGAGGAGGTGCGGGCTGCAGTGAAGGAGTGGCTCGCCAAGGACTCCTGCGTGCTGGTTTATCCGGAGATGAAGCGGCTGATGTTCCGCATAGCCATGAGGATCCTCCTGGGCTTCGATCCGGAGCAGATCAAGACCGACGAGCAGCAGCTTGTGGAAGCTTTTGAGGAAATGATCAAGAATCTGTTCTCTCTGCCCATCGATGTGCCTTTCAGTGGACTGTACAGG GGTCTGAAGGCGAGGAACTTCATCCACTCCAAGATAGAGGAGAACATCAAGAAGAAGGTGCAGGAGTCCGACAAGGAGTCCAAACACAGAGacgctctgcagcagctcatagACAGCAGCAAGAAGAACGGGGAACCCATCAGCATGCAG GCCATTAAGGAGTCTgctacagagctgctgtttgggGGCCATGAAACCACGGCCAGCACAGCCACCTCTCTGGTCATGTTCCTGGGCCTGAACCCTGAGGTTGTGGATAGACTGAGACAGGAACTGCTGAGCAAG gaggagcaggggatgGACCTCCAGAGTCTGAACATCGAGTCCTTGGAGCAGTTGAAATACACAGGTTGTGTCATTAAAGAGACTCTGAGGATCAACCCTCCTGTTCCAGGAGGCTTCAGAGTGGCCCTCAAGACCTTTGAACTCAAC GGCTACCAAATTCCCAAAGGCTGGAACGTCATCTACAGCATCTGTGACACCCACGACGTGGCAGAGATCTTTCCCAACAAGGAAGACTTCCAGCCGGAGCGCTTCATGACCAAACCCTCCGCCGACTCCTCCAGGTTCCAGTACATCCCGTTCGGAGGGGGCTCCAGGATGTGTGTGGGGAAGGAGTTTGCTAAGGTCCTGTTGAAGATCTTCCTGGTGGAAGTGGTCACAAAGTGTCACTGGACTCTTTTAAACGGGCCGCCCACCATGAAAACAGGACCTACTGTCTATCCTGTGGACAATCTGCCAACCAAGTTTACCAGCTATGTACAAAATTAA